A stretch of Gossypium hirsutum isolate 1008001.06 chromosome A06, Gossypium_hirsutum_v2.1, whole genome shotgun sequence DNA encodes these proteins:
- the LOC107943007 gene encoding uncharacterized protein has translation MEVIIRFGLRTITRFDFKLRFAAVLLQILLILLWFEAATGKLQERNDLQWESRGRGSSENIVSHSCIHDQIVEERRRPGRKVYSVTPQVYEHPGIGHHKGRSLLGIPELLKHSKDVKQPIRIFLNYDAVGHSPDRDCRGVGDIVKLGEPPLSSPTGTPSCNPHGDPPIYGDCWYNCTLDDISGEDKRRRLRKALGQTADWFKRALAVEPVRGNLRLSGYSACGQDGGVQLPREYVEDGVAGADLVLLVTTRPTTGNTLAWAVACERDQWGRAIAGHVNVAPRHLTAEAETLLSATLIHEVMHVLGFDPHAFAHFRDERKRRRSQVTVQTMDEKLGRMVTRVVLPRVVMHSRHHYGAFSENFTGLELEDGGGRGTSGSHWEKRLLMNEIMTGSVDTRSVVSKMTLALLEDSGWYQANYSMADRLDWGRNQGTDFVTSPCNLWKGAYHCNTTNLSGCTYNREAEGYCPIVNYSGDLPQWARYFPQANKGGQSSLADYCTYFVAYSDGSCTDTNSARAPDRMLGEVRGSNSRCMASSLVRTGFVRGSVTQGNGCYQHRCVNNSLEVAVDGIWKVCPKSGGPVQFPGFNGELICTAYHELCSTGTVSMSGQCPNSCNFNGDCVNGKCHCFLGFHGHDCSKRSCPSNCNGRGKCLPNGVCECENSRTGIDCSTAVCDEQCSLHGGVCDNGVCEFRCSDYAGYTCQNSSTLLSSLSVCKDVLERELSGQHCAPSEASILQQLEEVVVMPNYHRLFPSGARKLFNNVFGSSYCDAAAKRLACWISIQKCDNDWDNRLRVCHSACQSYNLACGASLDCLDQTLFSSEEEGDGQCTGFGETKVSWYNRFRTSFFSRNTGLKGLSVKYKQF, from the exons ATGGAGGTTATAATCCGGTTTGGTTTAAGAACCATAACCAGATTtgattttaagcttcgatttgcTGCTGTTTTATTGCAG ATTTTATTGATATTGTTATGGTTCGAAGCTGCTACCGGTAAGCTTCAGGAGCGAAACGATCTGCAATGGGAAAGCCGAGGACGGGGAAGTAGTGAAAACATTGTTTCACATTCATGTATTCATGACCAGATAGTTGAAGAGAGGAGGCGACCGGGTCGAAAGGTTTATTCGGTTACCCCTCAAGTTTATGAGCACCCTGGTATTGGACATCACAAAGGAAGGTCTTTGCTTGGGATTCCTGAGTTGCTCAAGCATTCAAAGGATGTTAAACAACCgataagaatatttttaaattacgATGCTGTTGGTCACTCGCCGGATAGAGATTGTCGAGGAGTAGGTGACATTGTGAAG CTTGGGGAGCCGCCTTTGAGTTCTCCAACTGGGACACCCTCATGTAATCCTCATGGTGATCCTCCAATCTATGGTGATTGTTGGTATAATTGTACTTTGGATGATATATCTGGGGAGGACAAACGTCGACGCCTTCGTAAG GCTTTAGGGCAGACAGCTGACTGGTTCAAGAGAGCCTTGGCTGTAGAGCCTGTGAGAGGGAACTTGAGATTGAGTGGATATTCTGCGTGTGGACAAGACGGGGGCGTACAGCTTCCTCGTGAATATGTTGAAG ATGGTGTTGCCGGTGCAGACTTGGTCCTTCTTGTTACTACGAGACCTACCACTGGCAACACTTTAGCATGGGCTGTAGCATGTGAGCGTGACCAATGGGGCCGTGCAATTGCTG GTCATGTGAATGTAGCTCCTCGACATTTAACAGCTGAAGCAGAGACTTTACTTTCAGCTACACTTATCCACGAG GTTATGCATGTTCTTGGCTTTGACCCGCATGCTTTTGCTCATTTTAGGGATGAGAGAAAACGGAGGCGAAGTCAG GTTACTGTACAAACCATGGATGAAAAGCTTGGTAGGATGGTAACTCGTGTAGTGCTTCCACGTGTTGTCATGCATTCACGACATCACTATGGG GCATTCTCAGAAAATTTTACTGGCTTAGAGCTAGAAGATGGGGGAGGACGTGGCACATCAG GATCTCATTGGGAAAAAAGGCTTTTGATGAATGAGATAATGACAGGATCAGTGGATACAAGATCAGTAGTTTCAAAAATGACACTGGCGTTGTTGGAGGATAGTGGATGGTATCAAGCTAACTATAGCATGGCGGATCGTCTCGATTGGGGTCGTAACCAAGGAACGGATTTCGTTACTTCTCCTTGCAATCTCTGGAAGGGAGCATATCATTGCAATACAACCAATTTATCTGGCTGTACATATAACCGGGAAGCTGAGGGTTACTGCCCTATTGTAAATTATAGTGGTGACCTACCTCAATGGGCTCGGTATTTTCCTCAAGCAAACAAGG GTGGTCAATCTTCGTTGGCTGATTATTGCACTTACTTTGTGGCTTATTCTGATGGATCTTGTACCGATACTAATAGTGCAAGGGCCCCAGATAGAATGTTAGGTGAAGTGAGAGGGAGTAACTCCAG GTGCATGGCTTCATCATTAGTACGTACTGGTTTTGTGCGGGGTTCCGTGACCCAAGGAAACGGTTGTTACCAGCACAGATGTGTAAATAACTCATTAGAG GTTGCTGTGGATGGTATTTGGAAAGTGTGTCCTAAATCTGGTGGACCGGTTCAGTTCCCTGGTTTTAATG GTGAACTGATTTGTACTGCTTACCACGAACTCTGTAGCACTGGCACTGTTTCCATGTCCGGGCAATGTCCAAATTCTTGTAACTTTAACGGTGACTGTGTCAACGGAAAATGTCATTGCTTTTTGGGGTTTCATGGTCATGATTGCAGTAAAA GGTCTTGCCCCAGCAATTGTAATGGGCGTGGAAAGTGCCTGCCAAATGGGGTATGCGAATGTGAAAACAGTCGTACTGGCATTGACTGCTCCACAG CCGTTTGCGATGAACAATGCAGTCTCCACGGTGGTGTCTGTGACAATGGAGTTTGTGAGTTCCGCTGCTCTGACTATGCAGGCTACACGTGCCAGAACAGCTCGACTCTTCTCTCGAGTCTTTCGGTATGCAAAGATGTATTAGAGAGGGAGTTATCCGGGCAACATTGCGCCCCAAGCGAGGCAAGTATATTACAACAGCTAGAAGAAGTTGTTGTCATGCCTAATTACCACCGTTTATTCCCTAGCGGTGCTCGCAAGTTGTTTAATAATGTCTTTGGGAGCAGCTACTGCGATGCAGCTGCCAAGCGACTGGCCTGCTGG ATCTCGATCCAAAAATGCGATAACGATTGGGACAACAGACTACGTGTATGCCATTCGGCATGTCAATCGTATAATTTAGCATGCGGAGCATCACTAGACTGCTTGGACCAAACTCTCTTTAGTAGCGAAGAGGAAGGTGACGGCCAATGTACCGGCTTCGGCGAGACCAAGGTTTCGTGGTATAATCGGTTTCGAACTAGTTTCTTTTCAAGAAATACGGGTTTGAAAGGATTGTCTGTAAAATATAAGCAGTTTTAG
- the LOC107943003 gene encoding probable 1-acyl-sn-glycerol-3-phosphate acyltransferase 4, producing MEVCRPLKTDDKLKHRPLNPYRFFRGMICLVVFLSTAFMLLAYLGPGAVLFRYLSIHYSRKATSFFFGLWLSMWPFLFEKINGTKVVFSGDDVPRKERILIIVNHRTEVDWMYLWDLAMRKGCLGYIKYILKSSLMKLPVLGWGFHVLEFISVDRKWETDETILHQMLSTFKNPRDPLWLALFPEGTDFTEEKCEKSKKFAAEVGLPVLTNVLLPKTRGFCLCLETLRGSFDAVYDLTIAYKRQCPFFLDNVFGVDPSEVHIHIQRIPINNIPTSDAEAAAWLTNRFKVKDELLSDFKSQGQFPDQKPEEQLSTLQSLLNFTVIIALTTIFTYLTFSYKLCMVYVSLACLYLAYITRCKIFPMPLEFLPFVKGKKDD from the exons ATGGAAGTATGCAGACCTTTGAAAACAGATGATAAATTAAAGCACCGCCCTTTGAATCCATATCGGTTTTTTAGGGGTATGATATGTTTAGTGGTGTTCCTCTCTACCGCCTTTATGTTGTTAGCATATTTAGGACCCGGGGCTGTCCTATTCCGATATCTCAGCATACACTACTCTAGAAAAGCAACATCCTTCTTCTTTGGCCTATGGCTATCCATGTGGCCTTTTCTTTTCGAAAAAATAAATGGCACCAAAGTGGTTTTCTCTGGGGACGATGTTCCTCGTAAGGAACGTATTCTAATCATCGTTAATCACAGAACCGAAGTTGATTGGATGTACCTATGGGATCTCGCGATGCGAAAAGGCTGCTTGGGCTACATCAAGTATATCCTTAAAAGCAGCTTGATGAAACTACCTGTTCTTGGTTGGGGATTTCATGTCTTGGAGTTCATTTCGGTAGATAGGAAGTGGGAAACCGATGAAACTATCCTCCATCAAATGCTTTCGACTTTTAAGAATCCTCGAGATCCTTTATGGCTTGCTCTTTTCCCCGAAGGAACTGATTTTAC TGAAGAAAAATGCGAGAAGAGTAAAAAATTTGCAGCTGAAGTCGGATTGCCGGTGTTGACAAATGTGCTGCTACCGAAAACAAGGGGTTTCTGCCTTTGCTTAGAAACACTTAGGGGCTCTTTTGATGCAG TTTACGATTTGACTATCGCATACAAGCGCCAATGCCCCTTCTTCCTTGACAACGTATTCGGCGTCGATCCATCGGAGGTTCACATCCACATACAACGTATCCCCATCAACAACATCCCAACCTCCGATGCCGAGGCCGCTGCATGGTTAACCAATAGGTTCAAAGTGAAAGACGAACTGCTCTCGGATTTCAAATCTCAGGGCCAATTCCCTGATCAAAAACCCGAAGAACAACTCTCTACATTGCAATCCTTGCTAAATTTTACAGTGATCATTGCCTTAACAACCATATTCACTTACCTAACATTTTCTTACAAGCTGTGTATGGTATATGTAAGCTTAGCTTGTCTATATCTTGCTTACATTACTCGTTGTAAAATTTTCCCTATGCCTCTTGAATTTTTGCCTTTTGTTAAGGGAAAAAAAGATGATTAA